One genomic region from Mastacembelus armatus chromosome 21, fMasArm1.2, whole genome shotgun sequence encodes:
- the slc37a1 gene encoding glucose-6-phosphate exchanger SLC37A1: MAPIPPGIRLLVSFDRDQWYRALTLILTFLLYTSFHLSRKPISIVKSELHKNCTSVSELATIASGSGGQQPSLTPLHTDLDCSWKPFDKSNYKQLLGAMDYSFLCAYAVGMYLSGIIGERLPIRLYLTVGMLTSGLFTCLFGLGYVYNIHSLGFYVFVQVANGLVQTTGWPSVVTCIGNWFGKGRRGLIMGLWNSHTSVGNILGSLIAGYWVSSNWGLSFIVPGLIIAAMGVVCFLFLIEHPNDLKSIYAEKVSPGKSVPTKSWNGMNGHTEVYLQYKDKKTQSYDTELLLPRESVCVPVQPVLVVKSESKPTAISFTGALRIPGVIEFSLCLLFAKLVSYTFLFWLPLYITKAAHLDAKKAGDLSTLFDVGGIVGGILAGVISDKLGKRATTCAVMLLLAAPTLYGFSMISQLGLGPTTGMLLVCGGLVNGPYSLITTAVSADLGTHKSLKGNAKALSTVTAIIDGTGSVGAALGPLLAGLLSAGGWDRVFYMLMTADFFALLLLLRLVTKELASTKSHPISTVELKEH, from the exons ATGGCCCCTATTCCTCCTGGAATCCGCCTGCTGGTTTCCTTCGACAGGGATCAATG GTACAGAGCTCTGACTTTGATCCTTACCTTCCTACTCTATACCAGTTTCCACCTCTCAAGGAAACCCATTAGTATTGTCAAG AGTGAGCTCCATAAGAACTGCACATCTGTCAGTGAGCTAGCCACCATTGCCTCTGGCAGTGGTGGCCAGCAACCCTCCCTGACACCTCTCCACACAGATCTGGACTGTAGTTGGAAGCCTTTTG ATAAAAGCAACTACAAACAGCTGCTTGGAGCCATGGACTACTCTTTCCTTTGTGCCTATGCTGTGGGGATGTACCTCAG TGGCATCATTGGCGAGCGCCTGCCCATTCGCCTCTACCTGACTGTGGGCATGCTAACCAGCGgtctgtttacctgtctgtttGGACTGGGTTATGTCTACAACATCCACAGCCTGGGCTTCTACGTATTTGTCCAG GTGGCTAATGGCTTGGTTCAAACCACTGGCTGGCCCAGTGTGGTGACCTGCATCGGAAACTGGTTTGGAAAAGGAAG GCGTGGACTCATCATGGGTCTGTGGAATTCTCACACCTCAGTGGGCAACATCCTGGGCTCACTGATTGCAGGGTATTGGGTCTCATCCAACTGGGGCCTGTCCTTTATTGTGCCAGGGCTCATCATTGCAGCAATGGGTGTTGTCTGCTTCCTATTTCTTATTGAGC atCCAAATGACCTAAAAAGCATATATGCTGAAAAAGTTTCCCCAGGCAAAAGT GTTCCAACCAAGAGTTGGAATGGAATGAATGGACACACTGAAGTTTATCTACAATACAAGGACAAGAAAACCCAG AGTTACGACACAGAGCTGTTGTTGCccagggagagtgtgtgtgtccctgtgcaGCCAGTCCTGGTGGTGAAGAGTGAATCTAAGCCGACTGCCATCAGCTTCACGGGAGCCCTAAGAATCCCA GGAGTGATCGAGTTTTCTCTGTGTCTACTGTTTGCGAAGCTGGTCAGCTATACTTTCCTCTTCTGGCTGCCCCTCTACATCACTAAAGCAG ctcaCTTGGATGCCAAGAAGGCCGGAGATCTCTCCACCTTGTTCGATGTGGGAGGAATTGTGG GAGGAATCTTGGCAGGTGTGATCTCTGACAAACTGGGGAAGAGAGCCACCACCTGTGCAGTCATgttgctgctggctgctcctaCA CTGTATGGCTTTTCCATGATCAGTCAATTGGGTCTGGGGCCAACCACTG GCATGCTGCTAGTATGTGGAGGTCTAGTGAATGGACCATATTCCCTCATCACAACGGCAGTATCTGCTGATTTG GGAACCCACAAGAGCCTGAAAGGCAATGCCAAAGCCTTGTCTACAGTCACTGCCATTATTGATGGCACAGGATCTGTAG GTGCTGCACTGGGCCCCCTGCTGGCTGGTCTATTGTCTGCAGGTGGCTGGGATCGGGTCTTCTACATGCTGATGACGGCTGACTTCTTTGCTCTGTTG CTTTTGCTTCGACTCGTGACAAAGGAGCTGGCCTCAACTAAATCCCATCCCATCTCAACTGTAga GTTGAAGGAGCATTGA